CAATTTTTAACCCCATCCTTTATTAACCATCTGACACGAATCAGGTGGTTTTTTAGTCAAAAAAAATGGTTCATTTATTTAAAATGAACCACTTTTTTTGATTATTTTTTAACCTTTTTCAAGACAATTCCTTTATATAAATACACTGTAATCAAGTAATAAATCGCATAGATTACAACAAAAATTAGGAATGGAATCCATATTCGATAATAAGGTGAAAACAATAAAGTTTTGAACATTTGCATTCCAAATAATACATGAATAACTCCAAGAATTGCTGGAAAAGCAAAGATTGTGAACATCTCTTTATAAATTGAACGAATGAGTAAACTTCTACGAACACCAATTTTACTTAACATTTCATAACGACTAATGTCATTGGCTGCACCTGTTAAGACTTTAAACATTAAGCAGCTAGCCATCATTGCCAAGAAGGCGAATCCTAAGAATAGTCCCATAAAGACTGTCCCACTAGAAAGAGTATTCCAGATATTATAAGCTTCATATTTCGTTGTTAACATATCAACTTTTGGTTCCCGAGCTTTTTCTATACGATCTATTTGCTTCAGTTCTGGTAAAAATTTCATAAAATCAATTGTATCCCCTACAACTAATTTATTTTCTTCACTACTAATTTGAGCAAATTCAGCTTCTGTCACAATTTTAATTGGCAAATCTTTGCCATAATCAATATGGTCATCACGGACTTGTGAAAAAGCATTTACCCAAGGATTTTGATAACTATCCTCCGTTTTTAGTACTGTTCCAGCCTCTAATTTATCTGTTACTGTTGAAAAATTGGGTTTTCCTGCTTCGGGCATACCATCTTTACGTTGCTTCAAAGGTTTTTTTGCTAATTCTTCCTGAATAAAATATTGCATTTGTCCGTCAATTTTATAACGATATACTTGTTTAGAATTAAATTTAATTTTGGCAATTTCAGTTTCTTGCTCTTTTGTTGGATTACGAACTGTTAAATCGAATGGTGCACTGGATTTCATCATAATTCCAATATTATTTTTAAAGCCGATTCCAACAGAAATTGAACCTACTGCTAAGGCAATAAGCATCGTCACTACTGCCAAAATTTTAGTTAGATCATTCACTCTAAAACTCAATTGTGATAATGTAAAAATGGTGATTTTTTTCTCACTAATTCGACGGTTTTCTTTTAATTTGTGAATGAGATATGGTAAAAATGTTTTAAAAAATAAGAATGTACCTCCAGTAATAGTAACCAGAGCTACACCAATACCCAACAATTGAAACTTGATGATATTAATCATAGCAAGATAACCAATCGTTAATAAGATAAAGGAAATAAAAGATTGAAGGATCATTCTATTTTTATTGATGACAATGTGATTTGCTTGTTTTTCGCCATGAATCAAATCTAAAACTGATAGTCTAGCTAATTTAATTACATTAATAAAGGCGGCTAAAACAAACAAAACTAAAAAGAAAATAATTGTTGTTAGAATAGCAGGTAGATAGATTGGACTGAATTCAGGTGAACTAAAATCCAATTGTTGCATAAGTAGACTTGCTACTAACTGTGCTAAAAAAATGCCAACAACGATTCCAATTACCAATGAAGTAACTCCAACAATCATCGTTTCAATAAACATCATTTTACTAATTTTCTTTTTCTTTGCCCCTAAGGTCATATACATTCCGTACTCTTTTTGACGCAAAGACAATAAGAAAGAATTTGCATATAAAATATAGACAACAGTAATAATACCCAGTAAAATCGATCCTGCTAGGAAAACAAAACTTAACATACGAATCATTGAATTTTTTTCTAAAAAGGTTTGATTCATTGCTAATGTTTGAAACATATAAAAAATCGAGCTAGACATCACAAGCCCAATCAAAAGGACAATATAATCTTTTAATTTACTTTTAATTCCTGATAATGATAGTTTTAATAACACAATTCTTCCACTCCAATCCTATTCATCTGTACCGAAATCAGCTAAGACATCTAAAATTTCATGATAAAAGTCTTCTCTTGTAGTTGTACGGTGAATTTCTTTATAAATAACTCCATCTTGAATAAATAAAATTCGTTTACAATAACTTGCACTATAGGCATCATGAGTTACAAGTAGAATGGAAACATCTTGATTTTCGTTTAAACTTTTCATTGATTCCAATAAACTTTTTGCATTTTTCGTGTCTAACGCTCCAGTTGGTTCATCCCCTAATAAAATAG
The sequence above is a segment of the Carnobacterium gallinarum DSM 4847 genome. Coding sequences within it:
- a CDS encoding ABC transporter permease: MLLKLSLSGIKSKLKDYIVLLIGLVMSSSIFYMFQTLAMNQTFLEKNSMIRMLSFVFLAGSILLGIITVVYILYANSFLLSLRQKEYGMYMTLGAKKKKISKMMFIETMIVGVTSLVIGIVVGIFLAQLVASLLMQQLDFSSPEFSPIYLPAILTTIIFFLVLFVLAAFINVIKLARLSVLDLIHGEKQANHIVINKNRMILQSFISFILLTIGYLAMINIIKFQLLGIGVALVTITGGTFLFFKTFLPYLIHKLKENRRISEKKITIFTLSQLSFRVNDLTKILAVVTMLIALAVGSISVGIGFKNNIGIMMKSSAPFDLTVRNPTKEQETEIAKIKFNSKQVYRYKIDGQMQYFIQEELAKKPLKQRKDGMPEAGKPNFSTVTDKLEAGTVLKTEDSYQNPWVNAFSQVRDDHIDYGKDLPIKIVTEAEFAQISSEENKLVVGDTIDFMKFLPELKQIDRIEKAREPKVDMLTTKYEAYNIWNTLSSGTVFMGLFLGFAFLAMMASCLMFKVLTGAANDISRYEMLSKIGVRRSLLIRSIYKEMFTIFAFPAILGVIHVLFGMQMFKTLLFSPYYRIWIPFLIFVVIYAIYYLITVYLYKGIVLKKVKK